In one window of Trachemys scripta elegans isolate TJP31775 chromosome 5, CAS_Tse_1.0, whole genome shotgun sequence DNA:
- the FABP2 gene encoding fatty acid-binding protein, intestinal isoform X2, which produces MAFDGNWKVDRSENYEKFMEQMGINVMKRKLGAHDNLKITIQQEGNKFTVKESSTFRTIEIIFMLGVNFEYSLADGTELSGTWNLEGNKLVGKFNRKDNGKELKAFREIVGDELIQTYIYEGVEAKRIFKRV; this is translated from the exons ATGGCATTCGATGGCAACTGGAAGGTAGACAGAAGTGAAAACTATGAAAAATTCATGGAGCAGATGG GTATTAATGTAATGAAAAGAAAGCTAGGAGCCCACGACAACCTGAAAATCACTATTCAGCAGGAGGGAAACAAATTCACTGTCAAGGAATCAAGTACTTTCCGCACCATAGAAATAATATTCATGCTGGGAGTCAATTTTGAATACAGCCTGGCTGATGGAACTGAGCTCAGT GGTACTTGGAACCTGGAAGGAAATAAGCTTGTGGGAAAATTCAACCGGAAAGATAACGGGAAAGAGCTCAAAGCATTCAGAGAAATCGTAGGAGATGAATTAATTCAG ACTTACATATATGAAGGAGTTGAAGCCAAGAGAATCTTTAAAAGGGTTTAA
- the FABP2 gene encoding fatty acid-binding protein, intestinal isoform X1: MLKRCVVYFLHFKTDTDWRGGLIRKPQIQPGINVMKRKLGAHDNLKITIQQEGNKFTVKESSTFRTIEIIFMLGVNFEYSLADGTELSGTWNLEGNKLVGKFNRKDNGKELKAFREIVGDELIQTYIYEGVEAKRIFKRV, translated from the exons ATGTTAAAACGTTGTGTAGTCTATTTTCTGCACTTTAAAACTGATACAGATTGGAGAGGAGGCCTCATCCGGAAGCCTCAAATTCAACCAG GTATTAATGTAATGAAAAGAAAGCTAGGAGCCCACGACAACCTGAAAATCACTATTCAGCAGGAGGGAAACAAATTCACTGTCAAGGAATCAAGTACTTTCCGCACCATAGAAATAATATTCATGCTGGGAGTCAATTTTGAATACAGCCTGGCTGATGGAACTGAGCTCAGT GGTACTTGGAACCTGGAAGGAAATAAGCTTGTGGGAAAATTCAACCGGAAAGATAACGGGAAAGAGCTCAAAGCATTCAGAGAAATCGTAGGAGATGAATTAATTCAG ACTTACATATATGAAGGAGTTGAAGCCAAGAGAATCTTTAAAAGGGTTTAA